One window of the Rhodothermales bacterium genome contains the following:
- a CDS encoding DoxX family membrane protein — protein MKRFLFGGMRPDSAAANSGLLLLRLYFGITIAGAGLDKLPTPEWMVQQVIDVGFPFPVLFAFVASWVEFAGGILIAVGLLTRPAALLVGFSMAVASFGFHGLLPLVDMHIAQGYVWACAALVGTGSGRYGLDAVQATWVSRLAPVAAASLLAFGIYLEASAPDAPVQQEEEVAITRVSVPGSFNGWDLTATPLAEVSPGVWQADVQFEREMPIEFKFAANESWTLNGGELDQSTTGFPLGGTLELSTDGEPGNIRGYIPEAGSYRLRVDLTSLTYSLDRTETLP, from the coding sequence ATGAAACGATTTCTGTTCGGCGGTATGCGCCCTGATTCCGCGGCCGCCAATTCCGGCCTGCTTCTCCTGCGCCTGTATTTCGGCATCACCATCGCCGGCGCAGGCCTCGACAAACTGCCTACGCCCGAGTGGATGGTACAGCAGGTGATTGATGTCGGATTCCCGTTTCCCGTGCTCTTTGCCTTCGTGGCCAGCTGGGTGGAATTCGCCGGTGGAATCCTCATCGCCGTGGGTTTGCTGACCCGCCCCGCGGCCCTGCTGGTGGGATTCAGCATGGCCGTTGCGAGCTTCGGCTTCCACGGTCTATTGCCCCTGGTTGACATGCACATCGCCCAGGGGTACGTCTGGGCCTGTGCGGCGCTGGTGGGTACGGGCTCCGGTCGCTATGGACTGGATGCCGTGCAGGCCACCTGGGTATCACGGCTGGCCCCCGTGGCTGCGGCCTCCCTCCTTGCATTCGGGATCTATCTCGAGGCAAGCGCACCCGACGCCCCGGTTCAGCAGGAGGAGGAGGTCGCCATCACTCGTGTCAGCGTGCCCGGATCGTTCAATGGGTGGGATCTGACGGCCACACCCCTGGCCGAAGTGTCCCCGGGCGTCTGGCAGGCTGACGTGCAGTTTGAGCGCGAGATGCCCATAGAGTTCAAGTTTGCGGCCAACGAGTCGTGGACACTGAACGGCGGCGAATTAGACCAGTCGACGACCGGCTTTCCGTTGGGTGGAACGCTTGAGTTGTCCACCGACGGAGAGCCCGGCAATATCAGGGGCTACATTCCGGAAGCGGGCTCCTATCGCCTGCGCGTGGACCTGACTTCCCTCACCTACTCACTCGACCGCACAGAAACGCTGCCATGA
- the arfB gene encoding aminoacyl-tRNA hydrolase encodes MIRIGPGIELGDDELQFEFVRASGPGGQNVNKVATAVQLRFDAAGSPNLPEPVRKRLLRMAGSRLTGDGVLLINARRYRTQERNRRDAVDRLVALIREAAVPPKRRKKTKPTRASRERRLEAKKQRGELKKSRRPPRP; translated from the coding sequence ATGATCCGGATTGGCCCGGGCATCGAACTCGGCGATGACGAACTGCAGTTTGAGTTCGTCCGCGCGTCCGGGCCCGGGGGCCAAAACGTAAACAAGGTGGCGACCGCGGTTCAATTGCGATTCGACGCTGCGGGCTCGCCCAACCTGCCGGAACCGGTGCGCAAACGGCTTCTGCGCATGGCCGGAAGCAGGTTGACGGGCGATGGGGTCCTGCTCATCAATGCACGCCGCTACCGCACCCAGGAGCGCAACCGGCGGGATGCTGTGGATCGCCTGGTCGCCCTGATCCGGGAAGCTGCCGTGCCCCCGAAGCGCCGGAAGAAAACCAAACCGACTCGGGCCTCTCGCGAACGCCGTCTCGAGGCCAAGAAGCAGCGGGGCGAACTCAAGAAGTCACGCCGACCCCCGCGCCCCTGA
- a CDS encoding nicotinamide mononucleotide transporter — METWLTWENLAVVLAVAYLLLAMRENIWCWLAAFLSTAIYTFVFWNVSLVMESALNVFYMGMAVYGWWQWTHGGQTDDGVAIHTWSARRHIGAIGLILALTLVSGSLLGATEAARPFVDSFTTMASVVTTFMVARKVLENWLYWVVIDVVSIWLYLDRGLQSTAALFALYVVLAVVGFVQWRRRMSSDA, encoded by the coding sequence GTGGAGACCTGGCTTACCTGGGAGAATCTGGCCGTGGTGCTGGCGGTAGCATATCTGCTGCTCGCCATGCGCGAAAATATCTGGTGTTGGCTGGCTGCGTTCCTGAGCACGGCCATCTACACCTTCGTGTTCTGGAATGTGAGTCTGGTCATGGAGTCGGCGCTGAACGTGTTCTACATGGGCATGGCGGTGTACGGCTGGTGGCAGTGGACCCACGGGGGCCAGACGGACGATGGGGTCGCGATCCATACCTGGTCCGCGCGCCGCCACATTGGAGCGATTGGCCTCATCCTGGCGCTGACACTCGTTTCCGGATCCCTGCTTGGGGCCACGGAGGCCGCACGACCGTTTGTGGATTCATTCACCACCATGGCCAGCGTCGTGACCACCTTCATGGTGGCTCGCAAGGTGCTCGAGAACTGGCTCTACTGGGTGGTGATCGATGTGGTCTCGATCTGGCTCTACCTGGACCGGGGCCTGCAGTCCACAGCCGCGCTGTTTGCGCTGTATGTGGTCCTTGCGGTGGTCGGTTTTGTGCAGTGGAGGCGCCGGATGTCCTCCGACGCGTGA
- a CDS encoding glycerate kinase, with product MTILIAPNAFKESLTAREAAEAIARGARRVRPSARLLLCPVSDGGDGLLQVARDALGANPRTTEVDDPLGRAVRADWALASGTAMIEMALASGLALLSPEERDPGRTTSTGTGQLMLEALHAGASRVLLGIGGSATNDAGMGLATAFGVRFLDRQGIELPPIGRSLALVKDIDGLDGLPEFLCDVVCDVDNPLLGPRGCARVYAAQKGATEAEIEVLEDGMSGFADVVERITGRECRNEPGAGAAGGLGFGLMTFFGARLLPGSAAVLDLVGFDALLEEADVVLTGEGRIDHQTVQGKVPGEVARRAVVRGIPVAGFGGSVAPGSTGFDRTVEINPPGTALGVALCQAALHLENAAARLLSDWPDDALL from the coding sequence ATGACCATCCTCATTGCGCCCAACGCGTTCAAGGAGAGCCTGACGGCACGGGAGGCCGCAGAGGCCATCGCCCGCGGAGCCCGTAGGGTGCGTCCTTCGGCCAGACTGCTGCTCTGCCCGGTTTCTGACGGTGGAGACGGCCTGCTTCAGGTGGCGCGCGATGCGCTGGGTGCCAACCCCCGGACCACTGAGGTGGATGACCCACTTGGGCGCGCGGTGCGTGCGGATTGGGCCCTGGCCTCCGGGACTGCGATGATCGAAATGGCGCTGGCCAGCGGCCTGGCGCTACTCAGTCCCGAGGAGCGCGACCCGGGCCGAACCACGTCGACAGGTACGGGGCAGCTGATGCTGGAAGCGCTGCACGCCGGGGCCTCGCGTGTGCTGCTCGGTATCGGTGGCAGCGCGACGAATGACGCGGGCATGGGGCTGGCGACGGCGTTTGGCGTCAGATTCCTGGACCGCCAAGGCATCGAGTTGCCTCCAATCGGGCGCTCTCTGGCCCTCGTGAAGGATATCGACGGACTCGACGGGCTACCGGAATTCCTGTGCGATGTGGTCTGCGACGTGGACAATCCGCTGTTGGGTCCCCGGGGATGCGCTCGCGTCTACGCAGCCCAGAAGGGCGCGACAGAAGCAGAGATTGAGGTTCTGGAGGACGGCATGTCGGGCTTCGCGGATGTCGTTGAGCGGATTACCGGGCGCGAGTGCCGGAACGAACCGGGTGCAGGAGCGGCAGGCGGCCTGGGTTTTGGGCTAATGACTTTTTTTGGCGCACGACTGCTGCCGGGAAGTGCGGCCGTGCTCGACCTCGTCGGCTTCGACGCGCTGCTGGAAGAAGCAGATGTGGTCCTGACGGGCGAAGGTCGCATCGACCACCAAACCGTTCAGGGCAAAGTGCCTGGAGAAGTCGCGCGACGTGCCGTGGTGCGAGGTATTCCGGTGGCTGGGTTTGGGGGATCCGTGGCACCGGGCTCGACGGGGTTCGACCGCACCGTGGAGATCAATCCACCGGGCACTGCGCTCGGCGTGGCCTTGTGCCAAGCAGCTCTCCACCTGGAAAATGCTGCGGCCAGACTGCTTTCGGACTGGCCGGACGACGCGCTACTTTGA
- a CDS encoding amidohydrolase family protein translates to MRRILPLLLAALLAACEPPSYDLAIRNVTAVDAENGIRERVTVLIRGDEIADVIPADSRHRALRVLDGQGGFLIPGLWDMHVHLAYEGPEPEVAAAQFLDWGITSVRDTGGLLEEILPIVDRLEALPEAPRVFFAGPLLDGEDVVYDGQQRPAIGVGNPNPDSARAQVQALAAAGVDFVKVYELVSPEVFAALVEAARELDLPVAAHVPLSMTAREAGPHVDSMEHLRNVELDCAANGDSLLTVRQDLLRNEDGIPGHTLRGQIHGAQRIPAIDAFEPDRCDLVVQALMQTIQVPTLRLNTLSMAAPFTRPDWERALSGLPRELAESMRASAGRMQASTSPVNTTFARWSMQLTGMMHEAGVPIGAGTDTPIGLALPGYSLHNELDLLVQAGLSNRDALWAGTRAAPRFLGLEDRFGTIDPGMAADLVLLRANPLDDINNTRQIRAVVSRGVVVRSR, encoded by the coding sequence ATGAGACGCATCCTTCCCCTCCTTCTCGCGGCGCTGCTGGCGGCGTGCGAACCTCCATCGTACGATCTGGCCATCCGCAATGTCACCGCCGTGGATGCCGAGAACGGAATCCGGGAGCGGGTCACCGTGCTCATCCGTGGCGACGAGATTGCGGACGTTATTCCGGCCGATAGCCGGCATCGGGCGCTCCGCGTGCTCGATGGCCAGGGGGGATTTCTGATCCCCGGCCTGTGGGACATGCACGTGCATCTGGCCTACGAGGGACCGGAGCCCGAGGTCGCAGCCGCCCAGTTTCTGGATTGGGGGATCACGTCCGTCCGGGACACAGGTGGCCTTCTGGAAGAGATACTGCCGATCGTGGACCGGTTGGAAGCACTGCCGGAGGCACCGCGGGTGTTCTTCGCGGGCCCACTGCTGGACGGAGAGGATGTCGTGTACGATGGGCAGCAGCGCCCGGCCATCGGGGTGGGCAACCCCAATCCCGACTCGGCGCGAGCGCAGGTGCAGGCGCTGGCAGCCGCCGGGGTTGACTTCGTGAAGGTGTACGAATTGGTGAGTCCCGAGGTGTTTGCGGCGCTTGTCGAAGCCGCGCGCGAGTTGGACCTGCCTGTCGCCGCTCACGTCCCGCTCTCGATGACGGCCCGGGAGGCCGGGCCGCACGTGGACTCCATGGAGCACTTGCGCAATGTGGAGCTTGACTGTGCCGCAAACGGCGATTCTCTGCTGACCGTGCGACAGGATCTCCTCCGGAACGAGGACGGCATCCCCGGGCACACCTTGCGCGGGCAGATCCATGGCGCCCAGCGCATCCCGGCCATCGACGCCTTTGAACCGGACCGTTGTGACCTCGTGGTGCAGGCCTTGATGCAAACGATTCAGGTCCCGACGCTTCGACTGAACACACTCAGTATGGCTGCGCCGTTCACCCGACCCGACTGGGAGAGGGCCCTCTCCGGCTTGCCGCGGGAGCTGGCCGAGTCGATGCGGGCGAGCGCCGGAAGGATGCAGGCGTCCACGTCGCCCGTCAACACCACGTTCGCTCGCTGGAGCATGCAGCTCACGGGCATGATGCACGAGGCGGGCGTGCCCATTGGGGCCGGCACCGACACACCCATAGGACTGGCGTTGCCGGGATACAGCCTGCACAACGAACTGGACCTGTTGGTGCAGGCAGGTCTCTCAAACCGTGACGCCCTCTGGGCCGGCACCCGCGCTGCCCCGCGTTTCCTGGGCCTGGAGGACCGGTTCGGCACCATTGATCCCGGCATGGCCGCGGATCTGGTCTTGCTGCGGGCAAATCCGCTGGACGACATCAACAACACCCGGCAGATCCGGGCCGTTGTGTCTAGGGGGGTGGTGGTTCGCAGCCGCTGA
- a CDS encoding EVE domain-containing protein, with protein MADHRYWLMKSEPDVYSFADLERDGKTHWDGVRNHRARNFLRDEIKVGDRVLYYHSNAKPSSIVGLATVVREGYPDFTAWDPDSAHPDPRSPESNPRWYMVDIKADMALPNPVSLHDAKANPKLAEMVLVRNPRLSVQPVKKEEWDEVLRMAGVEE; from the coding sequence ATGGCGGACCACCGCTACTGGCTCATGAAATCGGAGCCGGACGTGTACTCCTTCGCGGACCTGGAGCGAGACGGCAAGACCCACTGGGACGGCGTGCGCAATCACCGCGCGCGTAATTTCCTTCGTGACGAGATCAAAGTCGGGGATCGAGTGCTCTACTACCACTCCAACGCCAAGCCGAGCTCCATTGTGGGCCTGGCCACTGTGGTGCGGGAAGGATATCCGGACTTTACGGCTTGGGACCCCGATTCGGCCCACCCGGACCCACGCAGCCCGGAGAGCAACCCGCGCTGGTACATGGTGGACATCAAAGCCGACATGGCGCTGCCGAACCCTGTCTCCCTGCATGATGCCAAGGCCAATCCGAAGCTGGCTGAGATGGTGCTTGTCCGGAATCCCCGCCTGTCCGTCCAGCCGGTGAAAAAGGAGGAGTGGGATGAGGTGCTGCGCATGGCGGGCGTAGAGGAGTAG
- a CDS encoding alpha/beta hydrolase, producing the protein MTPRFRAMGSWVARTSALAATVLLISACGDPGPESGEVVLVASDGLEVVADWHRAEGPVRATIVAFHQGGGEVRGEYARIVPRLTAEGFQVLLADLRRGGDRFGFENRTAPPGSESLYSYCDAVLDVEAAVQEAWRFSDQVVLWGSSFSATLVINQAARDPAGVLGVLAFSPASGDPMEGCRPEASSADLDVPLLVLRGAHEMEFPSVREQMSVFDEQGHLTFVADPGRHGSSMLDSTRVEASTEHSWREVNAFLDGLTR; encoded by the coding sequence ATGACTCCGCGATTTCGGGCGATGGGGTCCTGGGTGGCTCGGACCAGTGCACTGGCCGCGACCGTTCTGCTGATCAGCGCTTGCGGCGATCCCGGACCGGAGTCAGGTGAGGTGGTGCTTGTGGCGTCCGACGGGCTCGAGGTCGTCGCGGACTGGCATCGGGCCGAGGGCCCGGTCCGGGCGACCATCGTCGCTTTTCACCAGGGTGGTGGTGAGGTCCGGGGAGAGTATGCGCGCATCGTGCCCCGACTGACGGCCGAGGGGTTCCAGGTGCTGCTGGCCGACCTGCGACGCGGAGGTGACCGGTTCGGATTCGAGAATCGCACCGCGCCACCGGGTTCGGAAAGCCTGTACTCTTATTGCGATGCCGTGCTGGACGTCGAGGCGGCCGTGCAGGAGGCCTGGCGCTTCTCGGACCAGGTGGTGCTTTGGGGCAGCAGCTTCTCTGCGACACTTGTGATCAACCAGGCAGCCCGCGACCCGGCTGGTGTTCTCGGCGTGCTGGCGTTCTCCCCGGCAAGCGGGGATCCCATGGAGGGGTGTCGGCCGGAGGCTTCCTCGGCGGACCTTGATGTGCCGCTCCTGGTGCTGAGAGGCGCTCATGAGATGGAATTCCCATCCGTCCGGGAGCAGATGTCCGTATTTGACGAGCAGGGGCACCTGACGTTCGTGGCCGATCCTGGCCGCCACGGTAGCTCCATGCTGGATTCGACACGCGTCGAGGCCTCTACCGAGCACTCCTGGCGCGAGGTGAACGCCTTCCTCGATGGACTGACGCGATAA
- a CDS encoding nuclear transport factor 2 family protein — MSRFLALLSCAFLLLPVTAQDRSVHEVRAKIDQMFDGMRAGDSTAVRDVFAPGARLVSSGNRPDGTPVMQASDIDGFVTAVGSPQDRAWNEKIWNVEIDVQDNLASAWMEYAFFLDEDFSHCGVNHFQFARNSEGAWKAIALADTRAREACDLDPVDLATSEVETALRHYLRGHATGDGSHHEMVFNPVASLYWMRDGELNTRSSEAYIAGASGSPADNESDRFRYVDWVDVSGDAAVGRIVLDYPGAYIVDYMSLLKIDGRWQIVNKIFSVEN; from the coding sequence ATGTCCCGATTTCTGGCTCTATTGAGCTGCGCGTTCCTGCTTCTCCCCGTCACTGCACAGGATAGATCCGTCCATGAGGTCAGAGCCAAGATCGACCAAATGTTCGACGGCATGCGGGCAGGCGATTCCACCGCCGTTCGCGACGTGTTCGCTCCCGGCGCGCGCCTGGTATCTAGCGGCAACCGTCCCGACGGCACGCCGGTCATGCAGGCAAGCGACATTGATGGATTCGTGACCGCCGTAGGTTCGCCCCAGGACCGGGCCTGGAACGAAAAGATCTGGAATGTCGAGATAGATGTGCAGGACAACCTGGCATCAGCGTGGATGGAGTATGCCTTCTTCCTGGATGAGGATTTTTCGCACTGCGGCGTGAATCACTTTCAGTTTGCGCGCAACTCGGAGGGAGCCTGGAAGGCCATCGCCCTCGCAGACACCCGCGCGCGAGAGGCGTGTGACCTGGACCCCGTTGATCTGGCCACGTCCGAGGTGGAGACTGCCCTGCGACACTACCTCCGAGGTCATGCCACCGGAGACGGGAGTCACCACGAAATGGTCTTCAACCCGGTTGCCAGCCTGTATTGGATGCGAGACGGAGAACTGAACACGCGTTCCAGCGAAGCCTATATCGCCGGCGCCTCGGGATCGCCCGCCGACAACGAAAGTGACCGGTTCCGCTATGTAGACTGGGTCGATGTTAGCGGTGATGCCGCTGTGGGCCGCATCGTCCTGGATTACCCCGGTGCGTACATCGTCGACTACATGTCGCTGTTGAAGATCGATGGTCGCTGGCAGATCGTGAACAAAATCTTCAGCGTGGAGAACTGA
- a CDS encoding PAS domain S-box protein has protein sequence MRRLQRWALALHCLALTLAASPAVGQEAMLIQHSVDEGLPQSQVYDVHQSARGYLWVATRGGGAARFDGNSYSEFTTAHGLPDNVVYDIAETSDGAIWMATSRGVARFDGRRVEIVQGLPDDTEVYALAVGRNGAVWAGSERGLFVSRDKRFVTPEGFLPVGAVRALLTTREGELWVGTAMGGLLHYKAQGDHRGFSPSGVAKGASVEALAESEDGTVWIGTTAGIVVYDGERMRGLSSDGLPHPSVRALLSSRSGRLWVGTDQGAAFWNGARFEELAGSEVRRVPVWGLAEDHEGSIHFGTSGRGFVTYAPSRFLHIPAGQFDGRTVWSIAQDKTGTTWFGLEGGLMRLRKGSFEDLSGRAGVESSAVRYLFRDRNSRLVVGTREGVGYLGESGRVTPLPVAPGHTLAEVRQIAEDSRGRLIVATNGFGAFRMERGVLTPLAPQAQLGVSQYAAMVDAQDRIWLGGEDGLWIIEPSGEVTLYSEANGLPDAFVLNFHQDRYGSIWAGTHGGGLVVFDPDRDLKSAIVDTVSTTDGLSDPAILFSKVDREGGLWIGTNHGLNRIDLPRYHEEGQVSIDNFGHAEGYTGIEANLHAAWQDEQGRMWFGDVGGVSVLNPSQEGSSVERPLTQITGLRIKFDTPSWEGALDARGLPVRPALSYADNHLTFDFVGLSYKSDRVVHRYRLLGFENSWSPAGSANSATYSNLPSGDYTFEVQSSPDGEIWPDTADRLSFLIKAPFWATWWFRVACLIGLAALVHAFVTMRTRSALAAKQRLVEIIERRTGELQDEMDRSRTAMDALRASEEQFRYLVENVNDVIFSTTPDGQITYISPAVEPIVGVAASVLVGEKLSVLLQCDEEELNALALGKGKSRTREYRVGEGAQHHWLRVSEKATIEDGEVIAVQGVLTDITRQKGLERRLAQAGKLESIGQLAAGIAHEINTPVQFVSSNTSFLQECVEDIQELGERLEELTAKRQDPSADLHEAVGRIEAFVDRIELAALLEDIPAAIEESLDGLARITEIVGAMKEFSHPGAKEKAAASIERVARSSASVSRNSWKELAEVEFAFPEDMPLVPCVASELSQVFLNLIVNSAHAMEGLGREGRIVVSGSVEGDSAVITIEDNGCGMPEEVRARIFDPFFTTKGVGKGTGQGLSIARDVVVSRHGGHIEVESEPGRGTRFIMHLPLTAMEADPSRAA, from the coding sequence ATGCGTCGACTCCAGCGCTGGGCCTTAGCCCTCCACTGTCTTGCTTTGACCCTGGCGGCATCCCCCGCTGTGGGTCAGGAGGCGATGCTGATTCAGCATTCTGTGGACGAGGGCCTGCCACAGTCTCAGGTGTACGATGTGCACCAGAGCGCCCGTGGATACCTCTGGGTCGCTACCCGCGGAGGCGGTGCCGCCCGCTTCGACGGCAACAGCTATTCGGAGTTTACCACCGCGCACGGGCTGCCCGACAACGTGGTCTACGACATCGCAGAGACCTCCGACGGGGCCATCTGGATGGCCACCTCCAGGGGAGTTGCGCGGTTTGACGGGCGTCGGGTCGAGATCGTCCAAGGCCTGCCGGACGACACCGAAGTGTACGCACTGGCTGTAGGACGGAACGGGGCCGTTTGGGCCGGCAGCGAGCGCGGACTGTTTGTCTCCCGGGACAAACGATTTGTCACTCCGGAAGGCTTTCTGCCGGTTGGGGCCGTTAGAGCTTTGCTGACCACGCGCGAGGGAGAACTGTGGGTGGGCACTGCGATGGGAGGACTGCTGCACTACAAGGCACAGGGCGACCACCGCGGTTTCAGTCCGTCCGGCGTAGCTAAGGGTGCGTCTGTAGAAGCGCTCGCCGAGTCCGAGGACGGCACGGTGTGGATCGGCACAACAGCGGGTATCGTCGTCTATGACGGCGAACGCATGCGCGGTCTTTCGAGCGATGGGCTCCCCCACCCATCTGTGAGGGCGCTACTCTCTAGCCGCTCCGGTCGACTTTGGGTCGGCACAGATCAGGGAGCGGCATTCTGGAACGGTGCACGCTTTGAAGAACTCGCCGGGTCCGAAGTGCGGAGAGTACCCGTCTGGGGGCTGGCCGAGGACCATGAGGGGAGCATCCATTTTGGTACCAGCGGGCGCGGATTCGTGACCTACGCCCCGAGCCGATTCCTTCACATCCCCGCGGGCCAGTTTGACGGGCGAACGGTTTGGAGCATCGCCCAAGACAAAACCGGAACTACCTGGTTCGGGCTGGAGGGCGGTCTTATGAGGCTCCGCAAGGGCTCCTTTGAGGACTTGTCTGGCCGGGCAGGTGTGGAGAGTAGCGCAGTGCGGTACCTCTTTCGTGACCGCAATAGTCGCTTGGTGGTTGGCACACGTGAAGGGGTCGGCTATCTGGGCGAGTCCGGACGCGTCACCCCGCTACCGGTGGCGCCCGGGCACACCTTGGCAGAGGTGCGGCAGATCGCCGAAGATTCTCGGGGTCGGCTCATTGTTGCGACAAACGGTTTTGGCGCGTTTCGAATGGAAAGGGGAGTGCTGACGCCACTTGCACCCCAGGCCCAGCTGGGCGTCTCGCAGTATGCCGCCATGGTGGACGCACAGGACCGGATCTGGCTTGGCGGAGAGGACGGTCTCTGGATCATCGAACCGTCCGGTGAGGTGACCCTCTACAGCGAGGCGAATGGCCTCCCTGATGCATTCGTCCTCAACTTTCATCAGGACCGGTATGGATCCATCTGGGCCGGCACGCACGGCGGAGGGTTGGTGGTGTTCGACCCCGACAGGGACCTGAAATCAGCCATTGTCGATACTGTGAGCACAACTGACGGGCTTTCCGATCCGGCCATCCTCTTTTCAAAGGTGGACCGGGAAGGCGGACTATGGATCGGCACGAATCATGGCCTGAATCGCATTGATCTTCCTCGATACCATGAAGAGGGTCAGGTTTCCATCGACAATTTCGGACATGCCGAAGGCTATACGGGTATCGAGGCAAATCTGCATGCGGCCTGGCAGGACGAACAGGGCCGCATGTGGTTCGGCGACGTGGGAGGTGTCTCCGTCCTTAACCCATCCCAGGAAGGGTCCAGCGTGGAGCGACCACTTACCCAAATCACAGGACTGCGTATCAAGTTCGATACGCCCAGTTGGGAAGGTGCCCTGGACGCCCGCGGCCTCCCGGTTCGCCCGGCTCTGTCCTATGCGGACAACCACCTCACATTCGACTTTGTCGGTCTCAGCTACAAGTCTGACCGAGTGGTACACCGCTACCGTCTGCTGGGCTTTGAGAATAGCTGGTCACCTGCAGGCAGCGCCAATTCGGCTACCTACTCGAACCTGCCGTCCGGAGACTACACGTTCGAGGTACAGTCGTCTCCGGACGGGGAAATCTGGCCGGACACGGCGGATCGTCTGTCTTTTCTAATCAAGGCCCCGTTTTGGGCTACATGGTGGTTCCGAGTGGCTTGCCTCATTGGGTTGGCGGCCCTTGTGCATGCCTTTGTCACGATGCGGACGCGATCGGCGCTGGCGGCCAAGCAGCGGCTGGTCGAAATCATCGAGAGACGAACCGGCGAGCTCCAGGATGAGATGGACCGCAGTCGAACCGCCATGGATGCACTCAGAGCCAGTGAGGAGCAGTTTCGTTATCTGGTTGAAAATGTCAACGACGTCATCTTCTCGACTACGCCCGACGGCCAGATTACCTACATCAGCCCGGCCGTGGAGCCCATTGTCGGCGTGGCCGCGAGCGTTCTGGTAGGCGAGAAGCTTTCCGTGCTCCTGCAGTGCGACGAGGAGGAACTCAACGCGCTGGCGTTAGGCAAAGGCAAATCGCGCACTCGCGAATACCGGGTGGGAGAAGGAGCACAACACCACTGGCTGCGGGTTTCGGAGAAGGCAACGATCGAGGATGGGGAGGTGATCGCCGTTCAGGGTGTCTTGACCGACATCACCCGCCAAAAGGGCCTCGAGCGGCGGTTGGCTCAGGCCGGGAAACTGGAATCGATCGGTCAGCTCGCAGCCGGCATCGCTCACGAAATCAATACGCCGGTCCAGTTTGTCTCGTCCAATACCAGCTTTCTGCAGGAGTGCGTAGAAGACATCCAGGAACTGGGAGAACGGCTTGAAGAACTCACGGCCAAGCGCCAGGACCCGAGTGCGGACCTTCACGAAGCGGTCGGACGCATCGAGGCTTTTGTCGACCGGATCGAGCTCGCTGCACTACTGGAGGACATACCTGCCGCTATTGAGGAATCGCTGGACGGCCTCGCGAGAATCACCGAGATCGTAGGAGCGATGAAGGAATTCTCACATCCCGGAGCCAAGGAAAAGGCTGCGGCGAGCATTGAAAGAGTGGCTCGCAGCAGTGCATCGGTAAGTCGCAATTCCTGGAAAGAACTTGCGGAGGTCGAGTTTGCGTTCCCCGAGGACATGCCTCTCGTGCCGTGCGTCGCCTCCGAGCTGAGTCAGGTCTTCCTGAACTTGATCGTCAACTCGGCGCACGCCATGGAGGGACTTGGTCGCGAGGGCCGAATCGTCGTGTCAGGAAGCGTGGAGGGCGATAGTGCCGTGATTACCATCGAGGACAATGGCTGCGGCATGCCGGAGGAGGTGCGGGCACGCATCTTTGATCCCTTCTTTACGACCAAGGGCGTGGGCAAAGGTACGGGCCAGGGACTGTCCATCGCGCGCGACGTTGTCGTAAGCCGTCACGGGGGACACATCGAGGTGGAGTCGGAGCCTGGACGCGGTACACGATTCATCATGCACCTGCCGTTGACCGCCATGGAGGCAGATCCGTCTCGGGCTGCGTGA